A stretch of the Neofelis nebulosa isolate mNeoNeb1 chromosome 1, mNeoNeb1.pri, whole genome shotgun sequence genome encodes the following:
- the ATP4B gene encoding potassium-transporting ATPase subunit beta, whose translation MAALQEKKSCSQRMEEFQRYCWNPDTGQMLGRTLSRWVWISLYYVAFYVVMTAIFALCIYTLMCTLDPYTPDYQDQLKSPGVTLRPDVYGDKGLDISYNVSDNRTWVDLVHTLHTFLAGYSPESQQDSINCTSEEYFFQEKFMAPNHTKFSCKFTADMLQNCSGLVDPNFGFAEGRPCFVIKMNRIVKFLPSNSTAPRVDCAFLDQQKDAQPLQVEYFPPNGTFSLHYFPYYGSKAQPHYSNPLVAVKLLNVPRNTEVLIVCKILADHVTFDNPHDPYEGKVEFKLKIQQ comes from the exons ATGGCGGCGCTGCAGGAGAAGAAGTCATGCAGCCAGCGGATGGAGGAGTTTCAGCGCTACTGCTGGAACCCGGACACCGGGCAGATGCTGGGCCGGACGCTGTCGCGGTGGG TATGGATCAGCCTCTACTATGTGGCCTTCTACGTGGTGATGACCGCAATCTTTGCTCTGTGCATTTacacactcatgtgcacactcGACCCGTATACACCTGACTACCAAGACCAGCTAAAGTCACCAG GGGTGACCTTGAGGCCAGATGTCTACGGGGACAAGGGCCTGGACATTTCCTACAATGTCTCCGACAACAGGACCTGGGTGGACCTCGTGCACACCCTCCACACCTTCCTGGCAG GCTACTCGCCAGAGTCCCAGCAGGACAGCATCAACTGCACCTCCGAGGAGTACTTCTTCCAGGAAAAGTTCATGGCCCCCAACCACACCAAGTTCTCCTGCAAGTTCACAGCAGACATGCTGCAAAATTGCTCAGGGCTGGTAGACCCCAACTTCGGCTTCGCAGAAGGAAGGCCGTGCTTTGTGATTAAAATGAACAGG ATCGTCAAGTTCCTCCCCAGCAACAGCACGGCGCCCAGGGTGGACTGCGCCTTCCTG GACCAGCAAAAGGACGCCCAGCCCCTGCAGGTGGAGTACTTCCCACCCAACGGCACCTTCAGCCTCCACTACTTCCCTTACTACGGGAGCAAAGCACAG CCCCACTACAGCAACCCTCTGGTCGCTGTAAAACTTCTCAACGTCCCCAGAAACACGGAGGTCCTCATCGTGTGCAAGATCCTGGCCGATCATGTAACATTTGACAACCCCCACGATCCCTACGAGGGAAAGGTGGAGTTCAAGCTCAAAATCCAGCAGTAG